The Latilactobacillus curvatus JCM 1096 = DSM 20019 genome segment GAATAAAACATTAATTTTACGTGAAATTGCTGGGCCTGAAAGATCAAAGGATTCCGATAATTTCGCCACTTCAATATTGGGGTTTAATTTGACCTCTCTGAGAATCAAAAATTGATCGTATGTCAAGTCGTGCGTGACAGTTAAATGATTTATCTTATTGTAAATTTGGCCAATTTGCAGATACCATTCGTTGAATCGATCAACAAGGTTACTATCCGTTTCTGGTTGCATCGAACCACTCCTTTACATAAACACTAAACGTGGTTATTAAGTGTTACTAGTCAAAAAT includes the following:
- a CDS encoding MarR family winged helix-turn-helix transcriptional regulator, whose translation is MQPETDSNLVDRFNEWYLQIGQIYNKINHLTVTHDLTYDQFLILREVKLNPNIEVAKLSESFDLSGPAISRKINVLFRKHLIVKNRSDEMDQRKVFISLNEQGLRMVDQLEVDFYLFFKHFKDDGNADLSQLFAQTNHLFDTLDKWEPNSDIID